The Centroberyx gerrardi isolate f3 chromosome 19, fCenGer3.hap1.cur.20231027, whole genome shotgun sequence genome has a segment encoding these proteins:
- the slc39a7 gene encoding zinc transporter Slc39a7, translated as MASVRLLALTLVTSAVLLLASQLAVAHSHSHGDHGHAHSHGHHGHHHHGHSHGEGGCHGHSHGAQVKMHHGASKWSAEANLPPPEEEHHGDAHSHDHGHAHSHDHGHAHSHDHGHAHSHDHGHGHAHQEDVVHVHKEESGHGHTHGGERVKREAEGEKRDTVELWMQAVGATLLISAAPFLILFLIPVQSNTDQHQNLLKVLLSFASGGLLGDAFLHLIPHALEPHSHHGDEDHSHSHASEESHDHGHSHGAAHGHMMSVGLWVLGGIVAFLVVEKFVRLLKGGHGHGHSHAHSHAAPKEKESDGEEEKEEETKKGEKESKDEKLPKKEEKSTDIKVSGYLNLAADFTHNFTDGLAIGASFLVSPAVGAVTTVTILLHEVPHEIGDFAILVQSGCTKRKAMCLQLLTALGALAGTACSLLAEGVGAAATAWILPFTAGGFVYIATVTVLPELLAGRSSFGQSLMEILALLFGVGMMVLIAEYE; from the exons ATGGCCTCAGTACGTCTGCTGGCACTGACACTGGTCACATCCGCAGTACTGCTGCTAGCTTCCCAGTTAGCCGTAGCTCACAGCCATTCCCATGGCGACCACGGACACGCCCACTCCCACGGTCACCACGGCCACCATCACCACGGCCACTCCCATGGAGAAGGCGGTTGCCACGGACACTCTCACGGCGCTCAGGTGAAGATGCACCATGGAGCGAGCAAGTGGAGCGCTGAGGCCAACCTCCCTCCGCCAGAAGAGGAACACCACGGAGACGCACACTCCCACGATCACGGACACGCACACTCACATGATCACGGACACGCACACTCCCACGATCACGGACACGCACACTCACATGATCACGGACACGGACATGCCCATCAGGAGGATGTGGTTCATGTGCACAAGGAGGAGAGTGgtcacggacacacacacggaggggagagggtgaagagagaggcagagggagagaagagggacacGGTGGAGCTCTGGATGCAG gCTGTCGGAGCCACCCTGCTGATCAGCGCCGCTCCCTTCCTCATCCTGTTTCTGATCCCAGTCCAGTCCAACACCGACCAGCACCAGAACCTGCTCAAGGTGCTGCTCAGCTTCGCCTCCGGGGGGCTGCTGGGCGACGCCTTCCTCCACCTCATACCGCACGCTCTGG AGCCTCACTCTCACCATGGAGACGAAGATCACAGCCACTCACACGCCAGCGAAGAGTCACATGACCACGGCCACTCCCACG GAGCTGCCCACGGCCACATGATGTCCGTCGGTCTGTGGGTTCTCGGTGGGATCGTGGCATTCCTGGTCGTAGAGAAATTTGTGCGTCTGCTGAAGGGAGGACACGGCCACGGGCATTCCCACGCCCACTCACACG CTGCTCCCAAGGAAAAGGAGAGcgatggagaggaagaaaaggaggaggagacgaagaaaggggagaaagaaagcaaagacGAGAAGTTGccaaagaaagaggagaagagcacAG ACATCAAGGTGTCGGGGTACCTGAACCTGGCAGCTGACTTCACGCACAATTTCACCGACGGCCTGGCTATTGGAGCGTCGTTCCTGGTCAGTCCAGCGGTGGGCGCCGTCACCACCGTCACCATCCTGCTGCACGAGGTGCCGCACGAGATCGGAGACTTCGCCATCCTTGTTCAGTCCGGCTGCACCAAGAGGAAG GCCATGTGTCTACAGCTGCTGACAGCCTTGGGAGCCCTGGCCGGCACAGCCTGCTCCCTATTGGCCGAAGGCGTGGGCGCCGCGGCGACCGCCTGGATCCTGCCGTTCACAGCCGGCGGATTTGTTTATATCGCCACGGTGACCGTGCTTCCGGAGCTGCTGGCGGGGCGCTCCAGTTTCGGCCAATCGCTGATGGAGATTCTGGCCCTGCTGTTCGGAGTCGGCATGATGGTGTTGATCGCCGAGTACGAGTGA